The following are from one region of the Nicotiana tabacum cultivar K326 chromosome 3, ASM71507v2, whole genome shotgun sequence genome:
- the LOC107831995 gene encoding triacylglycerol lipase 2-like produces the protein MALRRLWNLGVLGFVTLIILVFESHRTFGSSTRGPFGFLTGDNGVNAAVPSGMCATFVIIHGYKCQEYEVTTDDGYILSVQRIPEGRVGGGGQNRQPVLLQHGVLVDGVTWLLNSPEQSLAMILADSGFDVWISNTRGTRYSRRHVSLDPNNPDYWNWTWDDLVVHDLPTVINLVFNQTGQKTHYVGHSLGTLIALASFSEGKQIDKIKSAALLSPIAYLSHMTTALGVVAARSFVGEITTIFGLAEFNPTGQPVSIFVKALCAYPGVDCYDFMTALTGKNCCLNASTVELFLKNEPQPTSTKNLVHLAQTVRDGILKKYDYGSNNYNLAHYGEAKPPQYDLANIPRDLPLFISYGGQDALSDSKDVETLLDYLKLHDVDKLHVQYVKDYAHADFIIGITAKDIVFNQIVNFFRNQH, from the exons ATGGCGCTCCGTAGATTGTGGAATTTAGGTGTTTTAGGTTTTGTGACATTGATAATATTAGTGTTTGAGTCTCATCGAACATTTGGGTCCAGCACGAGAGGTCCTTTTGGCTTTCTTACTGGTGATAATGGCGTGAATGCTGCAGTACCAAGTGGTATGTGCGCCACTTTTGTGATTATTCATGGTTATAAATGCCAGGAATATGAG GTTACTACTGATGATGGCTATATATTAAGTGTGCAAAGAATTCCGGAAGGGCGCGTAGGTGGTGGTGGGCAGAACAGGCAGCCAGTTTTATTGCAGCATGGGGTATTGGTG GATGGAGTAACGTGGCTACTAAATTCACCAGAACAATCACTAGCAATGATTTTAGCAGACAGCGGTTTTGATGTTTGGATTTCCAACACCAGAGGAACAAGATACAGTCGTCGTCATGTGTCTCTTGATCCTAATAATCCG GACTACTGGAATTGGACATGGGATGATCTTGTGGTCCATGACTTACCCACTGTCATTAACCTTGTTTTCAATCAAACTGGACAGAAGACTCACTACGTTGGCCATTCATTG GGAACATTGATAGCTTTGGCGTCATTCTCCGAAGGAAAACAAATAGACAAGATAAAATCAGCAGCTTTGCTCAGTCCAATTGCTTACTTGAGTCATATGACCACTGCACTTGGCGTCGTTGCAGCCAGATCATTTGTTGGCGAG ATCACTACAATATTTGGTCTTGCAGAATTTAATCCAACAGG TCAACCTGTGTCTATTTTTGTCAAGGCCTTGTGTGCTTACCCTGGAGTAGATTGTTATGATTTCATGACTGCACTTACTG GGAAGAACTGTTGTCTAAATGCCTCCACTGTTGAGCTTTTCTTGAAGAACGAACCTCAACCCACATCGACAAAGAACCTTGTGCATTTGGCTCAAA CTGTTAGAGATGGAATCCTAAAGAAATATGACTATGGGAGCAACAACTACAATTTGGCACATTATGGTGAAGCTAAACCTCCACAGTATGATTTGGCAAATATCCCTCGAGACCTTCCACTGTTTATCAGTTATGGAGGCCAAGACGCACTATCTGATTCTAAAGATGTCGAGACGTTGCTCGATTATCTCAAGTTGCACGATGTTGACAAGTTACACGTTCAATACGTCAAGGATTATGCTCATGCTGATTTCATTATTGGAATCACTGCTAAAGATATTGTCTTTAACCAGATTGTAAACTTCTTCAGAAACCAACACTAA
- the LOC107831991 gene encoding basic blue protein, whose product MEALRKSLLIFAIVTVIIQNKAMAAQHVVGGSQGWDESTDFNSWASGETFKIGDTLVFRYNPGLHSVVEVEGESAYKSCDTSSSVNSMSAGNDVVKLNKPGTRYFACGTAGHCDQGMKLKITTVTGNAPSNQAATSSNPSSSSSADSRRFSTAFFTFIAAIFTLHMALVFQL is encoded by the exons ATGGAGGCTCTACGAAAATCTTTGTTGATTTTTGCTATTGTTACAGTAATAATCCAGAATAAAGCAATGGCGGCACAACATGTTGTTGGGGGGAGCCAAGGATGGGATGAATCCACTGATTTCAACTCCTGGGCGTCTGGTGAGACATTCAAAATTGGAGATACACTAG TATTTAGGTACAATCCAGGCCTTCACAGCGTTGTGGAAGTTGAGGGTGAAAGTGCATACAAGAGTTGTGATACAAGCAGTTCAGTGAACTCAATGAGTGCAGGTAACGATGTTGTTAAACTAAACAAGCCAGGGACTCGATATTTTGCCTGTGGAACAGCAGGTCACTGTGATCAAGGAATGAAGCTTAAGATCACAACTGTTACTGGAAATGCACCTTCTAATCAGGCTGCTACTTCTTCGAACCCTAGTTCTTCTTCTTCAGCCGATTCGCGTCGTTTTTCTACTGCGTTCTTCACTTTCATAGCAGCAATATTTACTCTACATATGGCTCTAGTCTTCCAGTTATAA